GCTGCGGCTATGGCCGCAATATTGCCGCCTTGTCGGGAATAAAAGATTCCGAGTATTCCGGGTGCGATATTTCCGCGGCGGATTTGGAGCAGGCGAAAAAGCGCGCGGAAGAATTGGGCAGAAATAATATCGAATTATTTTTGCAGCCGGATAAAAATAAATTGCCTTTTGCCGCTAATCAATTTGATCTCGCGGTGCTTTGGCAAGTTTTGGAACATGTCCCGACTCGCGCGGAAAAAAAATCCCTGCTTGCCGAAGTTTCTCGCGTGGTGAAAAACAACGGTTTGGTTTTGGTGGAAACGCCGAATTTTTTCTTTCCCGTCGATTATCACGATACCAATTTGCCGCTGGCCAATTATTTTCCCGCCTCCTGGAGAGCCTGGCTGATCAGGCGGATCAGAAAGCAAAATTTCCCCCCGTCTTTTTATACCGACGTTTTGGAAATAAAGAAATTTTTGGCTTCAGCGGGCGATGTCATAGCCGTAAAAAAAGCGAGCAAGATTTTTTTTGAAAAAAGTTATTCCGATATTTTTAAACATTTAGGCGGCACGCGGCAGGGGAATAAAAAGGCTTTTTTTGTTTTATATTTTCCGCTCTATTGCCTGCTTCGCGCGCTTAAAATCGACGGCGATCTGTTCACTCCTTCGGTCCGGGCAGTCTTCCGCGTGGAGAAGAAATAATCCCTTGAACAAGAAATAGCATTTAATAAATTTGCGGTAATCTTGACTAATATTAGTTAAGATTTTTTTGTTGTTTGATAATTCAGCCTTGATAAAATGAACTAATATTGACAAAAAAATGATAATGTGCTACTATGGTTGGTTAATTTACGTTTTCATCATTAGCCAGAAAAAGATGAAAAAAATTCGGAAACTTTTTAGAGAAAAAAGTTTTTAACCTTATTCTATGAATATCCATCAGTTTTTTAATTTGATCGGCAATAAGAGACAAACCATTGTTTCCCTGCTTATCATTTTTTTGGCCATCGCCATAATTTTTACGGCCGTTCAGCCGTTCAAATACGATTCCAACATGAAGCTCCTGACCATCATCAGCTTCAAGCAGGATATCGATCCCTATACGGCTTCCCGCTCCAATGAATACTTGAGCAATCTTTTGGCGAACATCGTTTCTTCCGGATCTTTTTTTGAAAAAATAAAGTCGTCCGGTTTTAAGGTTGACAATAATTATTTTCAGGGCAGCGAAAAACAACAGATAAAAAAATGGACCAAGACCGTCAAGGCGAAAAGCGTCGCCGACACCGGGATTATTTCCATCGACGTTTTCCATACTGATCGCGCGCAAGCGGAAGAGATCGCCAAGGCGGTGGCTTACACTTTGCAAACCACTAATTCGCAGTATCACGGTTTTGGCGACGGCGTCACCATCAAGATCATCGATCAGCCGATCACTTCCAATTATCCGGTTCAGCCGAATCTGCTTTTGAACCTGGGCTTGGCCGTGGCTTTTGCTTTGATCTTTTCTCTTTGCTATGTTTATTTGTTTCCGGAGGAAAAATATAATTTGCGCCTTTGGCCGAACAAAGCGAGGAATGTCGACGTTTCTTTTGACGGCGGCCAGGTGATCGAATCTCCCAATGTTTTTGCTCCGGTGATTGCGCCCGCCTTCGCCGAGGCTACGGCGGACAAGGAGGATGCGGATACCGAATCAGCCGAATATCAAGAACAAGATTTTACCAATGGTTATAATCCTTCCGATTATCAGGCCAACGGCAACATGAATAATATCTTGAAAAAATAATAATTCGGATGTGCCCCTTTTCGTAGCGGGGCTCCGCCCCTGGCGGATTACATAAAATTCGGATGTGCCCCTTTTCGTAGCGGGGCTCCGCCCCTGGCGGATTACATATTTTTGGATTGTCTAATCCGGGAGCTTGAACTAAAAAACTCCCGGGATAGAAAATCTAAATGATTTTCAATCAGGAAAGAACATTCACAATTATCCATGCTCTAGTTAGAGCAGAGAGGAGAAAATTATGGAAAGGTATAAAAGCTTTTCCGCGGTTCTATTTTTGGTGGCGGTGTTTTTCACTGCCAGCGGACAGTGCCCCGACCAGGCTTATATGCCGGGGATGCCGGTTACTATGGGTCCGGGAGGATCCATTTGCGAACAGGCCGCAGCGGCGGATATCGATTGCGCGGTGTTCACTAAGTGTCTGGAGAAATTCCAGCACCTCAAGGTTGACCCGCTGCAGGTTAGCGCCGTTACGCTCAAATTCTATGTTCCCAAGCAAACGGAACAGGATATCGTCAAGAGGGAACTGGGAATGGCCGAGCCAAGGGCAGAGCCGAAAGCGAAGCCGAAACAATCGGCCAAACCGCCGGTTTCCCGGAAGTGGACAAGGAAGTGCGCTTCCGTAAAAGATCATGACAAGTATCTTATGGAAACCTACTTCTTGCGGCACGGAGAGAATATTTTTACCGTCGCCAAGAGGTACAACAAGAATCCCCAAGTTTTGGCTTGGTTCAATTGTTTTTCCAACCCGGAGAGTTTGCGGGAAGGACAGTTAGTTGAAATTCCTGATACTAACTTCCGTTTTTGGATCAATGAAGATGCCGCGCCTTACGGATCTCGTCCGCTGGAAGATGCTTTGGCGGATTGTGATTTTGACGATTCGGTCAAAACTCGCATGTTAGTTCTTATGAACAACAATGCCTATGAGGACGGGTATATTCAAGGCGGGCAGGTCTTAAAGACGATGGCTTCGGCGCCGCTTAATGTCAATGGAAAAAGGAGAGTCCACACCGAAAGGAATGTGGTGGTCTGTTTTGAAAACGGTGTCGCAAATCATGGGCGGCTGTTGAAGGTTGGCCGGGGTGACAGTTTGGATATCGGGGCAGTCCCTGATGTCTGTTACAACTTTTCAACCTGGACCGAACTTGCACCTCCGCCGAAACTTCCGCCAAAAATGGAAAAACCTCCGCTTGATTCAACCCCTACCCCGCCTCCGCCCGAGCCTCCGGCTGAAGCGCCGCCCAGTCATGGTGTTATGCCCCCCACTATTAAGGAAAGCCCGGTTTTTAACCGAGATGAGCTGTTCTTATATGGAGGGACATATTTTCCCGTGCCCTATTTGGGCGACGTGCATAATTATTTTGGAGGCAGACTGGCGTTATTTTTCCCGACGGCAAGAGGCGCGATATTCGCTTGGGGGCCCAATCTTGGCTTTAACAGCTGGAGAGGGGTCGGACCAAGGGATACTGTGCCGCAATACCATTACGTCGGAATTCGTCCTTGCGGTGGTTTATCTCTCGATTGGCTGACCGAAACGAGCCGGTCTACGATCTATTTGGACTACGCAGTCCAGATCGATTGGGGATGGGATAGAAATATTCCGTCTCTGAGATATCACGAGCGGCAGATTACCCAGCTCGCTAATCCCAGTTTTGCTTGGATTTGCGCGCTTGATTCCTACTGGACCAGATGGATAGGACTGTGGGTCGATGGAGCTTTTGACCTTGGTAATGTTGATCATGTCTTTCATCACAAAACCAGTGATGTTGGCGGTGTCAGCCTGCTAAAAAGTCAAGCGGTGCTTCATAACAAATCAGCGGTTGATCTGGGATTCTATGTTTTTTACTGGGATATTTCCACGGCCAGAACTTCCTTAGTTCTTGGTTCGGGCGTCAAAGGCCTGCATTTGTGGGAGGACAACCGGTATGAAGCGGAGATTGATCAGTTGCTGGACATCAATCATTGGCTCCAATTCGGAATTGGCTATAAGTACACGGCTAATTCCAGTCTTCGTCTGATGAACGGCCCTTCCTTTGTCGGGTATTTCAATCTTTCCGTCCTGGATATCGGCAAGTATAAGAAGCCGGATTCAGGCTGGTAAGTCGATTGGTTTGAAAATTTTTTTCACAAAAATCACTTTTTCCAGGAGGTAGTATGAAGTTCAGTATTTCCGCAGTCGTCGCGATGATCGCGATGTTGGCCGTTTCCGCCATGGCTTTCACCCCGCCCAATAACGACGAGGTCGGAATCACCACGGACGGAATTATTTTCGTCAAAGCGCTGAGGATAACCCAGCTGAAACCGCAGGTCAATCCGCCCGGCGTTATGTGCGAGCTGATGAAGGATGCCAATCACCATTGGATCACCGGTCTAAAAACCAAGCGTGATGGCAACTACTTCATCTACGAAACCGGATTTACCGTACCAGCAGGGAAAGAAGTCCAGTTCTGCTTCTATCTCGGGGTCAATTTCTGGATGCCCGACTGTTATTATGAAGGGACGTATGCGTCCTTTGGCGCGGAGTATATTTCCGATTGGAAGGAAAATGCTCCTCCAAACGGTCCCGACGGCGGCGGACATAATTTCCGATACTCCGCGGTTCAGGCGAAGTAAGTAGCGAAGTAAGTAGTCAAGAAGGGGGTGCGAAGAGCAAAGCTTTTCGCACCCCCCAATTTTTTCCTACAAATGCTGCGAAAAAGACATCTGAATATTTTCAGCGAATACAATTAAGTCCAAAGATAATTTGGCTTTAATCCTGTTCACTGATTTCCACTTTTACAAGGAGAAAAATCATGAAATTGCTCGCTCTTTTTTTAATCATCATCGCCTTTCCCGTCTTTTCCCGCCCTCACGACACTATCGAGGTTAAACTTTCCACGCTTGAAAAAGCAAGCAAGGCGGGAATAACCATCTTTAGTTTTAAGTCAGGCGAATGTATCAAGATCATCAGGGATAGTGCTGCCGATGTGGCCGGTAATGATGTTTGGGGATTGGACGAAAAAGAAAAGATTGGCAAACAAGCAAGTTGTTTGCCCGCAAGGTTCACTCACGGATTTACCCCCCAGGGCGATTATTCTCTTGCCAAAGAATCGGTTGAACCGGGAGTGATTCCGGAAGTATCTTTTTCCCCATCCTGGGAAAGGCATAAAATGGTCGATGAGGGCCAATATTATGTCTTTCACTCCGGCGAAAAGATATTCGGCCGGCAAGCTTATCGCTTCTTTATCCGGGGGAAGCAGCTGCCCCAGCCGTCGTCGGTAACCCAATGGGACGATGCGGTAATCGATGATGGCGGAAAATGTTTTTTCTACTCTTTGCCGCTACCGGCGGGATTAAGATAGAAAGATATTTTTTAGATCAGATTCGGGGGCTTTGTTGAGAAACAAGGCCTCTTTTTTTATCATAAGTCGCGTGATATCATATGAATATGGCCGAAAAAATTAAAATACAACCTAATGAAAATCGAGTTGCCTCCTGGCTGGTTTTGGCGTTTTTGGCGCTCTTATTCATCGCCGCCTGCCTGGCCGCGCCCAGCTATCCTTGGCTGCTGATCGTTTTTTTCGCCGCGGCGATTTTTTTACTGCTCGCCACCAAGATCGAATACGGCGTTTATTTAATGATTTTCTTTTTGCCGGCGATCAATTGGAATTTCACTTTTCATAGCTTAGTGATCCCGTTCGTCGATCTGCTTGGCCTCACTGTTTTCACCGCCTTTGTGCTGCGGACCGTTTATCGCCGGCTCTTCGACCGCGCCCGCTTCAGCTTGAGAATTCCGCTTTTTATCCCATTCATTTTATTTTTTGCCAGCATCACAATCTCAAATTTCCTCTCGGAATATATCAGCGGCAATATTTGGTATTCGATCCGCTGGATTTTGTTTTTTTATTTGGTTTACGTCACCTTGCCGGTTAACGTCATCAATAATGAAAGGATATTGAAAAATTCCCTGATCAGCTTTATGTTGTCCGGCTTGACCGTCGCTATGATGGGAGTCGTTTCGCTTTTCCAGCAGGATTGGCAATATACGCTGGTGCGGACTTTGCCGATTCAAATTTTCGGCATTTATCCTTTGGGCGATAATCATAATTTGGTCGGCGAAGTGCTGATCGTTTCCTTGTTTTTTACGCAGGCGCTTAAATATTGGTCGCGTTCGATCACGGCCACCCGGCTGTTGAATATTCTGATGATTTTTCAAACTTTGGTTCTACTGGGAACTTTTTCCCGCGCCGCCTGGGTCGCCTTGGGCGTCGGCGTCATTCTTTTTTTGATCTTCGCCCAGCGAGCGGCCCGCGGCCAGCTTTTAGTCATTATGGCTTTTTGCCTGATTTTGCTTTCGCCGTTTTCGCTGTATATGTATAAATTGCAGAGCAATTTTTCCATCGGCGGCACCTCGAACGAAAGCCGCCTGCTGATGACCGAGATCGCCTGGAATAATTTTACGCTCAAGCCGCTTTTCGGCTGGGGGACCGGGCAGTTTGAGAATATGATGGCCAATGACGTGCGTTTTATCGCTAACTATGGAGCGCCCCTGGATTCGCACGGAGTCTGGCAAAAAGTTTTGGCGGAGAACGGCGTATTCGGCGTCGTTACTTTTGCCGGAATTTTTCTTTCAATTGTTATTATTTTTTTCCGCTCGTTAAGAAAATATCGGGCGGAAACAGCATTGCTTTTGCCGATATTTTTGGGCGGCCTCTGCATGTTTTTGATCCAATTTTTTAATACCTCTTATTATAAGGGCAAGCTTTGGCTGCCGGTCGCGTTGGGATTGTGCGCGATCAATATTGTGAGGAAAAAATTTCGAGAGGCCAAGAAAAAATCGTAAGAACGCAATATTTCGCGTTCCGGCAATTTAAAAGCGCGCAAAATATTGCGCGCCTACGACAGTTTAATTTATGGATAATAAAATTAAAATTTTGCATATCGTCCCCAGCTTATTGCCGGGCGGAGCGGAAAAAATGGCGGTCGATTTGGCCAAATTCGCCGACCGCGGCCTTTTCAGCGTCGAAGTTCTTTGTTTGCGGGCCGGTGGAATTTGGGAAGAGGAATTGCGGCGGGCGCAAATTCCGTTCACGGTTATCGGCAGTCTCCGGCACCCGATAATTTTTGATTTTTTCAAGATCGTTGGTTTTATCCGTGCTTTTTCGCCCGACATCGTCCAGACCCATCTTTTTGGCGCGGATTTTTATGGCCGCTTAGCGGCGAAATTGGCTGGCGTCAAAAGAATTATTTCCACCGAACAGAATTTAAATTGGAATGAGAATTGGCTGAAAAAAATCGCCAAATACTGGACGGCCAAATTGGCGGTTAAAATAGTCGCGGCGTCAGGAGCGATAAAAAAATATTTAATTGATCAGGAAGGCGTCGAGGCAGGCAAGATCGAAGTGATTTATAATGGCGTGGAAATTGAAAAATTTTTAAATAATAGCCGCGCTTACGAAGCGACTTCGCCCGTTGTCGGCACGATCGGCCGCTTAACCCGCCAAAAAGGTTTTGATTATTTGCTGAAATCAGTGGCTAATATTCCAGAAATTGAAGTCTTGATTGCCGGAGAAGGGGAAGAGAGAGAATCTTTGCTTCAGGGAATCAAAGAACTTGGCTTGGAACGGCGAGTGAAGTTGGTCGGAGTGCGAAAAGATGTGGCTGGCTTTTTAAATTCGTTGGATATTTTTGTCCTGCCTTCGCGCTGGGAAGGATTTGGCATTGTTATTTTGGAAGCGGGCTTGTCCGGCTTGCCGGTTATCGCGAGCGGAGTTGACGGTATTTTAGAAATAATTTCCGACAACGAGGACGGCCTGTTATTTGCGCCGGGCAACAGCGAAGATCTGGCCGCTAAATTGAAAAAATTGCTCTCCGATCCGGCCGAGCGCGCCCGCTTGGGAAAAAATCTCCAGCGAAAAGTCGCGGATAAATTTGATATCAAGAA
This genomic window from Patescibacteria group bacterium contains:
- a CDS encoding O-antigen ligase family protein, which encodes MNMAEKIKIQPNENRVASWLVLAFLALLFIAACLAAPSYPWLLIVFFAAAIFLLLATKIEYGVYLMIFFLPAINWNFTFHSLVIPFVDLLGLTVFTAFVLRTVYRRLFDRARFSLRIPLFIPFILFFASITISNFLSEYISGNIWYSIRWILFFYLVYVTLPVNVINNERILKNSLISFMLSGLTVAMMGVVSLFQQDWQYTLVRTLPIQIFGIYPLGDNHNLVGEVLIVSLFFTQALKYWSRSITATRLLNILMIFQTLVLLGTFSRAAWVALGVGVILFLIFAQRAARGQLLVIMAFCLILLSPFSLYMYKLQSNFSIGGTSNESRLLMTEIAWNNFTLKPLFGWGTGQFENMMANDVRFIANYGAPLDSHGVWQKVLAENGVFGVVTFAGIFLSIVIIFFRSLRKYRAETALLLPIFLGGLCMFLIQFFNTSYYKGKLWLPVALGLCAINIVRKKFREAKKKS
- a CDS encoding class I SAM-dependent methyltransferase; the protein is MLDANKFDKFYRSPAGEKMAGEELLPVIGRYRSAGNLKILEVGCGYGRNIAALSGIKDSEYSGCDISAADLEQAKKRAEELGRNNIELFLQPDKNKLPFAANQFDLAVLWQVLEHVPTRAEKKSLLAEVSRVVKNNGLVLVETPNFFFPVDYHDTNLPLANYFPASWRAWLIRRIRKQNFPPSFYTDVLEIKKFLASAGDVIAVKKASKIFFEKSYSDIFKHLGGTRQGNKKAFFVLYFPLYCLLRALKIDGDLFTPSVRAVFRVEKK
- a CDS encoding glycosyltransferase, which gives rise to MDNKIKILHIVPSLLPGGAEKMAVDLAKFADRGLFSVEVLCLRAGGIWEEELRRAQIPFTVIGSLRHPIIFDFFKIVGFIRAFSPDIVQTHLFGADFYGRLAAKLAGVKRIISTEQNLNWNENWLKKIAKYWTAKLAVKIVAASGAIKKYLIDQEGVEAGKIEVIYNGVEIEKFLNNSRAYEATSPVVGTIGRLTRQKGFDYLLKSVANIPEIEVLIAGEGEERESLLQGIKELGLERRVKLVGVRKDVAGFLNSLDIFVLPSRWEGFGIVILEAGLSGLPVIASGVDGILEIISDNEDGLLFAPGNSEDLAAKLKKLLSDPAERARLGKNLQRKVADKFDIKKTVKQYEELYQKIMN